A single Vigna radiata var. radiata cultivar VC1973A chromosome 8, Vradiata_ver6, whole genome shotgun sequence DNA region contains:
- the LOC106771353 gene encoding EPIDERMAL PATTERNING FACTOR-like protein 5, producing the protein MRHHHHFHWFKAFTTFSFLFFSSAAAVTTLTPQPSGGAVNHLNREEKQNGSPAVTEERLVAGEKRFGGPGSSPPSCRSKCGWCSPCIPVHVPVQPGLIIRLEYYPEAWRCKCGNKLFMP; encoded by the exons ATGCGCCACCACCATCACTTCCACTGGTTCAAAGCCTTCACcaccttctcttttctcttcttctcatcCGCTGCAGCCGTAACCACTCTCACACCACAACCCA GTGGTGGGGCTGTGAATCACCTCAACCGGGAAGAGAAACAAAATGGGTCACCGGCGGTGACGGAGGAGAGACTTGTGGCTGGGGAGAAGAGATTCGGCGGGCCGGGGTCGTCGCCGCCGTCGTGCAGATCCAAGTGCGGTTGGTGCAGTCCTTGCATACCGGTTCACGTTCCAGTTCAACCCGGTTTAATAATTCGCCTCGAGTACTACCCAGAAGCATGGCGTTGCAAGTGTGGGAACAAGCTTTTTATGCCATGA
- the LOC106772032 gene encoding 1,2-dihydroxy-3-keto-5-methylthiopentene dioxygenase 4, with product MAIEAWLMDDTNEDPRLPHRRNPNESVSLDQLAELGVLYWKLNPTIYENDEELNKIREARGYNYMDMLDLCPEKVENYEEKLKNFYTEHIHQDEEIRYCLEGSGYFDVRDKDDRWIRILIKAGDLIILPAGIYHRFTLDPSNYVKLMRLFKGEPVWTPYNRPQEDNPSRKEYIKILNEKFGVPLAAH from the exons ATGGCGATTGAG GCATGGTTGATGGACGATACCAATGAAGATCCAAGGCTTCCTCACCGTCGCAATCCCAACGAATCAGTTTCATTGGACCAATTGGCAG aATTGGGGGTCTTGTACTGGAAGCTGAATCCAACTATCTACGAGAACGATGAAGAGTTGAACAAAATTAGAGAAGCTAGGGGATACAACTACATG GACATGCTTGATTTATGCCCAGAAAAGGTAGAAAATTATGAAGAGAAGTTGAAGAATTTCTACACCGAGCACATTCACCAAGATGAAGAGATTCGCTATTGTTTGGAAGGAAGTGGCTACTTTGATGTGCGAGACAAGGATGATCGTTGGATTCGCATTTTGATCAAGGCTGGTGATCTTATCATTTTACCTGCTGGAATTTATCACCGGTTCACCCTAGACCCCAGTAACTATGTGAAG TTGATGAGGTTGTTTAAGGGAGAGCCAGTTTGGACACCATATAATCGACCACAAGAAGATAATCCTTCTAGAAAGGAATACATTAAGATCCTGAATGAAAAATTTGGAGTGCCACTTGCAGCTCATTAG
- the LOC106772031 gene encoding protein TIFY 4B isoform X3: MNVGGTATFRSILDKPLNQLTEDDISQLTREDCRRFLKEKGMRRPSWNKSQAIQQVISLKALLEPSDDDSPPPPPPMHHQPHSPQPQANLTQPQPEAPPPEEPAFLAADDIQKSASSGEKPTETNNTNTNANVASPRGCATSGSIGQMTIFYCGKVNVYDGVSPDKARAIMQLAASPVQFTQDDPLHGNTSAWSSPCHLPMDKDVRIPVDTAILQVAQAGNKMVEYPLQYREKGSITLDADGQASRKVSLQRYREKRKDRGRFKGKKLTGITSSNFEMYLNLPVKVHASNGNSSRSSTSSPPQPRLPLASSGSADNQLKVALPIDLNDKDVQEC; the protein is encoded by the exons ATGAACGTCGGCGGAACCGCCACCTTCCGATCCATCCTCGACAAGCCCCTCAACCAGCTCACGGAGGATGACATTTCTCAGCTCACTCGCGAAGACTGTCGCAGATTCCTCAAAGAAAAAG GGATGCGCAGGCCTTCATGGAACAAATCGCAGGCGATCCAACAGGTCATTTCCCTCAAAGCGCTTCTCGAACCTTCCGACGATGATTCccctcctcctcctcccccCATGCACCACCAGCCTCATTCTCCTCAACCTCAA GCCAATTTGACTCAACCTCAGCCCGAGGCCCCTCCTCCTGAGGAACCCGCCTTTCTCGCGGCCGACGACATTCAGAAATCTGCCTCTTCTGGGGAAAAACCTACGGAGACTAATAACACCAACACCAACGCTAACGTTGCTAGCCCcag AGGGTGTGCAACTAGTGGATCAATTGGCCAAATGACAATTTTCTATTGTGGGAAGGTGAACGTCTATGATGGAGTCTCACCTGATAAG GCACGGGCAATCATGCAGCTTGCTGCAAGTCCTGTCCAGTTTACTCAGGATGATCCTTTACATGGAAATACATCAGCTTGGTCTTCTCCTTGCCACTTACCGATGGATAAGGATGTCCGCATCCCTGTTGATACAGCTATCCTTCAGGTTGCTCAAGCAGGTA ATAAGATGGTGGAATATCCTCTGCAATACAGAGAGAAAGGGAGCATAACTCTTGATGCTG ATGGTCAAGCAAGCAGAAAAGTGTCATTGCAGCGATATCGTGAAAAGCGTAAGGACAG GGGAAGATTTAAAGGCAAGAAATTGACTGGAATAACTTCATCTAACTTCGAGATGTATTTGAACCTTCCAGTGAAGGTCCATGCCTCAAATGGGAATTCAAGCCGTAGTAGCACTAGCTCTCCACCACAGCCTAGGCTGCCTCTAGCTTCTAGTGGTTCAGCTGACAACCAGCTCAAAGTTGCCCTTCCCATTGATCTCAATGACAAAG ATGTTCAAGAATGCTAA
- the LOC106772031 gene encoding protein TIFY 4B isoform X4 encodes MNVGGTATFRSILDKPLNQLTEDDISQLTREDCRRFLKEKGMRRPSWNKSQAIQQVISLKALLEPSDDDSPPPPPPMHHQPHSPQPQANLTQPQPEAPPPEEPAFLAADDIQKSASSGEKPTETNNTNTNANVASPRGCATSGSIGQMTIFYCGKVNVYDGVSPDKARAIMQLAASPVQFTQDDPLHGNTSAWSSPCHLPMDKDVRIPVDTAILQVAQADKMVEYPLQYREKGSITLDADGQASRKVSLQRYREKRKDRGRFKGKKLTGITSSNFEMYLNLPVKVHASNGNSSRSSTSSPPQPRLPLASSGSADNQLKVALPIDLNDKDVQEC; translated from the exons ATGAACGTCGGCGGAACCGCCACCTTCCGATCCATCCTCGACAAGCCCCTCAACCAGCTCACGGAGGATGACATTTCTCAGCTCACTCGCGAAGACTGTCGCAGATTCCTCAAAGAAAAAG GGATGCGCAGGCCTTCATGGAACAAATCGCAGGCGATCCAACAGGTCATTTCCCTCAAAGCGCTTCTCGAACCTTCCGACGATGATTCccctcctcctcctcccccCATGCACCACCAGCCTCATTCTCCTCAACCTCAA GCCAATTTGACTCAACCTCAGCCCGAGGCCCCTCCTCCTGAGGAACCCGCCTTTCTCGCGGCCGACGACATTCAGAAATCTGCCTCTTCTGGGGAAAAACCTACGGAGACTAATAACACCAACACCAACGCTAACGTTGCTAGCCCcag AGGGTGTGCAACTAGTGGATCAATTGGCCAAATGACAATTTTCTATTGTGGGAAGGTGAACGTCTATGATGGAGTCTCACCTGATAAG GCACGGGCAATCATGCAGCTTGCTGCAAGTCCTGTCCAGTTTACTCAGGATGATCCTTTACATGGAAATACATCAGCTTGGTCTTCTCCTTGCCACTTACCGATGGATAAGGATGTCCGCATCCCTGTTGATACAGCTATCCTTCAGGTTGCTCAAGCAG ATAAGATGGTGGAATATCCTCTGCAATACAGAGAGAAAGGGAGCATAACTCTTGATGCTG ATGGTCAAGCAAGCAGAAAAGTGTCATTGCAGCGATATCGTGAAAAGCGTAAGGACAG GGGAAGATTTAAAGGCAAGAAATTGACTGGAATAACTTCATCTAACTTCGAGATGTATTTGAACCTTCCAGTGAAGGTCCATGCCTCAAATGGGAATTCAAGCCGTAGTAGCACTAGCTCTCCACCACAGCCTAGGCTGCCTCTAGCTTCTAGTGGTTCAGCTGACAACCAGCTCAAAGTTGCCCTTCCCATTGATCTCAATGACAAAG ATGTTCAAGAATGCTAA
- the LOC106772031 gene encoding protein TIFY 4B isoform X1: MNVGGTATFRSILDKPLNQLTEDDISQLTREDCRRFLKEKGMRRPSWNKSQAIQQVISLKALLEPSDDDSPPPPPPMHHQPHSPQPQANLTQPQPEAPPPEEPAFLAADDIQKSASSGEKPTETNNTNTNANVASPRGCATSGSIGQMTIFYCGKVNVYDGVSPDKARAIMQLAASPVQFTQDDPLHGNTSAWSSPCHLPMDKDVRIPVDTAILQVAQAGNKMVEYPLQYREKGSITLDADIDGQASRKVSLQRYREKRKDRGRFKGKKLTGITSSNFEMYLNLPVKVHASNGNSSRSSTSSPPQPRLPLASSGSADNQLKVALPIDLNDKDVQEC, encoded by the exons ATGAACGTCGGCGGAACCGCCACCTTCCGATCCATCCTCGACAAGCCCCTCAACCAGCTCACGGAGGATGACATTTCTCAGCTCACTCGCGAAGACTGTCGCAGATTCCTCAAAGAAAAAG GGATGCGCAGGCCTTCATGGAACAAATCGCAGGCGATCCAACAGGTCATTTCCCTCAAAGCGCTTCTCGAACCTTCCGACGATGATTCccctcctcctcctcccccCATGCACCACCAGCCTCATTCTCCTCAACCTCAA GCCAATTTGACTCAACCTCAGCCCGAGGCCCCTCCTCCTGAGGAACCCGCCTTTCTCGCGGCCGACGACATTCAGAAATCTGCCTCTTCTGGGGAAAAACCTACGGAGACTAATAACACCAACACCAACGCTAACGTTGCTAGCCCcag AGGGTGTGCAACTAGTGGATCAATTGGCCAAATGACAATTTTCTATTGTGGGAAGGTGAACGTCTATGATGGAGTCTCACCTGATAAG GCACGGGCAATCATGCAGCTTGCTGCAAGTCCTGTCCAGTTTACTCAGGATGATCCTTTACATGGAAATACATCAGCTTGGTCTTCTCCTTGCCACTTACCGATGGATAAGGATGTCCGCATCCCTGTTGATACAGCTATCCTTCAGGTTGCTCAAGCAGGTA ATAAGATGGTGGAATATCCTCTGCAATACAGAGAGAAAGGGAGCATAACTCTTGATGCTG ATATAGATGGTCAAGCAAGCAGAAAAGTGTCATTGCAGCGATATCGTGAAAAGCGTAAGGACAG GGGAAGATTTAAAGGCAAGAAATTGACTGGAATAACTTCATCTAACTTCGAGATGTATTTGAACCTTCCAGTGAAGGTCCATGCCTCAAATGGGAATTCAAGCCGTAGTAGCACTAGCTCTCCACCACAGCCTAGGCTGCCTCTAGCTTCTAGTGGTTCAGCTGACAACCAGCTCAAAGTTGCCCTTCCCATTGATCTCAATGACAAAG ATGTTCAAGAATGCTAA
- the LOC106772031 gene encoding protein TIFY 4B isoform X2, with the protein MNVGGTATFRSILDKPLNQLTEDDISQLTREDCRRFLKEKGMRRPSWNKSQAIQQVISLKALLEPSDDDSPPPPPPMHHQPHSPQPQANLTQPQPEAPPPEEPAFLAADDIQKSASSGEKPTETNNTNTNANVASPRGCATSGSIGQMTIFYCGKVNVYDGVSPDKARAIMQLAASPVQFTQDDPLHGNTSAWSSPCHLPMDKDVRIPVDTAILQVAQADKMVEYPLQYREKGSITLDADIDGQASRKVSLQRYREKRKDRGRFKGKKLTGITSSNFEMYLNLPVKVHASNGNSSRSSTSSPPQPRLPLASSGSADNQLKVALPIDLNDKDVQEC; encoded by the exons ATGAACGTCGGCGGAACCGCCACCTTCCGATCCATCCTCGACAAGCCCCTCAACCAGCTCACGGAGGATGACATTTCTCAGCTCACTCGCGAAGACTGTCGCAGATTCCTCAAAGAAAAAG GGATGCGCAGGCCTTCATGGAACAAATCGCAGGCGATCCAACAGGTCATTTCCCTCAAAGCGCTTCTCGAACCTTCCGACGATGATTCccctcctcctcctcccccCATGCACCACCAGCCTCATTCTCCTCAACCTCAA GCCAATTTGACTCAACCTCAGCCCGAGGCCCCTCCTCCTGAGGAACCCGCCTTTCTCGCGGCCGACGACATTCAGAAATCTGCCTCTTCTGGGGAAAAACCTACGGAGACTAATAACACCAACACCAACGCTAACGTTGCTAGCCCcag AGGGTGTGCAACTAGTGGATCAATTGGCCAAATGACAATTTTCTATTGTGGGAAGGTGAACGTCTATGATGGAGTCTCACCTGATAAG GCACGGGCAATCATGCAGCTTGCTGCAAGTCCTGTCCAGTTTACTCAGGATGATCCTTTACATGGAAATACATCAGCTTGGTCTTCTCCTTGCCACTTACCGATGGATAAGGATGTCCGCATCCCTGTTGATACAGCTATCCTTCAGGTTGCTCAAGCAG ATAAGATGGTGGAATATCCTCTGCAATACAGAGAGAAAGGGAGCATAACTCTTGATGCTG ATATAGATGGTCAAGCAAGCAGAAAAGTGTCATTGCAGCGATATCGTGAAAAGCGTAAGGACAG GGGAAGATTTAAAGGCAAGAAATTGACTGGAATAACTTCATCTAACTTCGAGATGTATTTGAACCTTCCAGTGAAGGTCCATGCCTCAAATGGGAATTCAAGCCGTAGTAGCACTAGCTCTCCACCACAGCCTAGGCTGCCTCTAGCTTCTAGTGGTTCAGCTGACAACCAGCTCAAAGTTGCCCTTCCCATTGATCTCAATGACAAAG ATGTTCAAGAATGCTAA